GTTCAAAGGAAATTCCCAGAAATCCCAGACTAGAAATTCCCCACAATGCaaagtggggagaaaaaaaatctcagaggaTGAATCTCCATATAGTTAgtgattaccaaaaaaaaaacaaaaaaaacaaaaacaaccagtGTAACAGTGACACGGAGTGGCTGCTTCCATTGATAGTGCTCACACCTCTCATCTGGACTTGGAGACAGACAGCTTCTCACTTGCTGGGCTGGCTTGATTGCTCTAATTTACTCTCCTGCTAGTAGGACCAGTTTCCCCATCACAATGCAGTTACTGTCAATTCTCTCAATTTTCAAGTTCTCTATTGAGGAGAAATAACACTCCTGTATTCACCACTTCAGTTCTTGAGCTCCCACCAATATATTTCTAAGGATACAATAGATACTGTAAATAATAATGCTTTTAGATCTTAAACATAACTTTACTCAATAaagtaagagaaataaaatatattgatatatttttaaaatgcataaataattaatacatcataattcacatgtaaatctagaTCCCATTCCTACTAATTATTTACCAGTAGGAAAAAGCTCAGCGAGGCTCCTGTCCTTTCTGCCCACCCCTAATGCACTCAGGTATCGTTCACATGTTCCTTTAGAGAGGTGGCAGGGAAAGCGAGATGCTCAAACTAATTCATGCTCTTACTAAGTAAGAGGAGCACCTCTCTTAGTCCTGCCAAGTACTTTTCCACGATAAAGAGGATGCTTCTTGGTCTAGATGAATCTCGGGTTGGTGAGCTctttgggaggagggaaggaagcctTCCTTACGGCTGTTAAATCATACTGGTCCTGATTCAAGATTGACCGTGGGATCCTGACTTTCCCAAGATCCTGCAGCCCACAGAGAAGTCCTCCAGCCCTTTGGAGACTTGAGTAAGAAATCTGTTACATACCAAACTGGGCAGGTTGTTTTATTCCAAGGCACTCTTTTAGGGCAAGCAGTGAAGCTTCTTAAATAGGGCAATGGTGTGGTCAGACAATACCGGCTGGGTGACTGTATGTGGTGCCTTCTGGTATTCCTTCTTCTGCAAGCTCCAAGCCCCGAGTCAGGGGCTGGGGGTGGGGTAGACAGCCACTCCTCAGGGTTCTTGGTGGTCTCTgttagaaataatcaatagaaatgATCTTTCATCATCAAAGGGACGCCTGCTCCCTGGATGTGAGATGTTGATGGAAACAGTGATGGGAAGATCCAGAGGCTCCCTGTGATGGAGCCCGAAGGAAGAAAGCTACAGTGGCCATCAGCTCTCCAGGCTAATCAGACTTCTAGATCTTGTCttcagggggagggaggagagattgGGTGGCTCTCAAACTTATCTGTGTAAGAGGAGAGATTGGGTGGCTCTCAAACTGTGGTGTGTAAGGAAATGTTGTAGCCAAAATATCGTGACTTAATATCCCAAACTGGGATGGAACCCCATTCGTTAGGACCATTTTGGTCGGGAAGTGGTGGGACATGAACGTGGAGGCTTGGCTGATGTGGATTTCTGTGTCATCAGATCCAGCCTGCTAGATGTGAGTTAGAATTCTGTGGAGTGATCTCAGCCCCTTCCCACTTTAGGATTCTGGGACTAGATTTCAGCCATTAAGCAGATAAGTGGCTTCCAGGATTCTCAcattgaagatacaaagagaaaatcaagGCCGTCGGAGCCCGGTAAAGTGCTTCTTTTCCTGGGGGTGGAATGTGTTCTCAGAAGTGTATGCACAAGAGATGGGCAGTAGCTGGGGCTCCTGGGACCTTGAAGGAGGCCATGCTTATGGGGACCAGGTTGAAGGGACCCAGGGTTCTAAGAGAAGGAGGTAAGCAGGAAGAGCACCCTCCATGTGGAGTCAGGCTGTGCAAGGGGCTGGGGGCTGGAGATGTCACACTGTGAGTGAGGAAGGGCAAATCGGGGAGTTCGGTAGGAGGCTAAAGTGGAGAATACAGCGGGGGTAATTAGGCTGGAGCCAGAGGGGATTTGATCTTTGACACTGGAAGCCAGGGAGCTTTGGGAAGCTTTTTGTGGCTAAACCtgttcttttaagaattttatctAAGCTTTTGTGTGGAGAATAGATAGGGGAAGGAAAAGCTGGGATTCATGGAGTCCAATTAGAATGCTATTGCTAAGGCAGCTGCTGTGGATAGACAGctcagaagtcaggaggatctgagttcaaatgtgaatgCAAACGTGATCCTggtgaagtcacttaatcccagctgcctcagcaaagaaataaagagagaagggaggaagaaacgAAAGGAGGAAGCATTGGAGATGATGTTGAGTAGCAAGATTGACACGTCCTGGCCACTGCTTCACTTTGGGGAAGGGGAGTTGTAGAGAGGCAGCAGTCAAGGATGACCTGAAGTAGTGAGCCGAGGTCAAAGAAAAAGGCCAGCTGGAGCCAGGTTTTGAAGCAATTTCAGTGCTAAGCAAAggactttgtattttatcctatggGCCATGGGAAGCTATTCTAGAGTAATGAAATGTCAAGATCAGGCCTGTACTTTAGGGAGCCCCGTGTATCGGCATGTACTGGAGGCTGGGTGTGAGGTGGGGATGACTGTTCCCTTCATGGGAGGGGGATGAGATGGTAAGTGCGCAGAGAGCAGAGGTGGATGATGGGCGGGATGGGGCAAGAGAATTGGAAGAGCAAGAGGTGAGAAGGAAAAACTGAATGACTTCTAGATTGAAACTTCGGTAACAGAGAATGGTAATGTTCTTGACAGGTATAGGGAGAAAGTACGGAGTTCTCAATCAAATAAGTCaacatttattagatacctaCTGTGTGCCCTACAAGGGCAGGCAGGTGGATGGCGGAGTGAATCAGGtccaggcttggaatcaagaagaactgagttcaaacgTGACCTCGGGTGCTTAAGAGcgctgactctgggcaagccacttggcctatttgcctcagtttcctcctctgtaaatgagctggagaaggacatggcagaGGTCCCAGCATCCCTGCCAAATaaacccccaatggggtcacgaggagttggacgtgactgaaacaactgaatgacaGCAACGTGGCAGGCACTGTGCCTTTGGGGGGATAAGAAGGAAAAGAGCCTGCCgaggcttacaatctaatggagaaaggACACCAAAACTTATACAAAGCAAGTGGTACAGAGCAAAAATGACAagtaattaacagagagaaaCCCCTGGATTAAAGGGAGATAAGTAGTTACTGTTATGTAGGTGCCGGTAGGTGCAGGGTTGGGGGGGGGGCATTCCAGGCCCAGGGAGGGCCAGAGAGAAAGCCAAAAGAGGAAGGGACCAGTTGCTGGGAGGCCAGTGTCTCTGGGTCAGAGGGGACCTGTCAGGGACTAAGATATCCAAAAcctggaaaggagaggagggtGTGGTATCGGCAGTGTTGGGAGGCCCCCAGAGCTGTGTATGCATGTGCTTCCACTTCTGCAGGGCTGGGTCAGGCAAGGGAGGAGCTCCAGAACAAACCCAAGGGCCTGAGTCAGGGAGGCCTGGCTGAGGGCAGCACCCTGGACAGCTCCACAGGTCCTCTGCTGGGGTCCCATGCGGGCAGTGagctgaccttggagtcaggcCTTCTTTTTCTGGGGGATGGTGAGTTTCTTCTTCTGAAGGCTCCAAACCCTGAGTCAGGCaggggctgggggtggggtggacaGCCACTCCTCGGGGTTCTTGGTGGTCTCTGTTAGAAATAACAGAAATGATCTTTCATCATCAAAGGGATGCCTGCTCCCTGGATGTGAGATGCTGATGGAAAAGTGACAGGAAGAGCCTTGAAGATCCAGAGGCTCCCTGTGGCAGAGCCCAAAGGAAGAAGGCCACCGAGTGGCCGGCCGTCAGCTCTCCAGGCTAATCAGACTTCTAGATCTTGTCttcagggggagggaggagaggttgGGAGGCTCTCAAAGGGCTCATCAGTGGTGTGTAAGGAAATGTAGCCAGAACAGCTGGAACTGGCATAagtcacctcactgttgaaaagagccatgtctgtcagaactgatcactgtataatcttgttgccatggacaacgatctcctggtcctgctcacttcactcagcatcagtttcatgtcagtctctccaggcctctctgtatccatcctgctggtcgtttcttacagagcaataatattccataaccttcatacgccataactcattcagccactctccaactggtGGGCAGCCACTtgcttccaattttttgctaccgtaaaaagagctactacagaTGTTTTCGCACATTTGGTCTATTCCCCTTATTCCCTTATTCCCTctggaatacaggcccagtagaggcactgctggaacctcagcttcttcatctataaaaatgaggataatgataacaACCCCATTTATAAAGTCCCTTAAGGTTTGAAAACGTCTTTAGGCCACAACCCtgtgaggtgggtgctattaaTATTCTTGATTCAGTGATCtgtccaagattacacagctcATAAAAATCTGAAACGTGACTAAATCCCACGTCTCCCCAACTCCAACTCCATGGAATGTTGATGATATCTTCACTAAGAAAGGCACGGTGCTACGGTACCTAAAAATCTGGAGGTCGATACTCAAATCCTCCATGTGCTGCTTTTTAGCTTTGGGATCCCTAGCAAGTACCTAACCTgagactcattttcttcatctgtaaaatgggaatcattttGGTCTGACTTTGTAGTGCTGCTCTTTTGGGGAACTTGCTCTAAGAAGGAGGTCTCAGGAGAGTCTCTCTAGTTGCCCTCTAACCTTgttaggggaggggagggaacagATTCTAACCTTTTTGAGAGCAGTGACCAGGTCACATAGATGTCTTTTGTATTCCTAGATGGAGCTTGGCACAAAAGTGAGCATGGAACAGGTACCCAGAAAGGGCTCGTTTGTTGGCTGCCATTGGCCCTCCTGGTGCAGGGAGCTGAGTGCTGGTAGAGTCCTAGTCCCCCAGGCTCCAAACGTTTCTTCCACATCTACACAGTCTAATCAAGACACTTAAAAACACTTAGGGATTTATGGATTTGTTTTATAGGACTTGAGAATTGAACCATAGAACTATTGTTTGAGCAGTAAAAGGGAAAGGGGACATATCCCCATTTTAACATTgggaaatttaaaacaaaagctAGAAATAAGCTTCAGAGCTCTTCTAAGTTTAgctccttcatttcacagatgaggaaacagacccaggGTCATATGGCAGGTAAATGTTGTCTTCATAAATCCTTAACATATTAAGGATTAACATTAACATTAATTATTAGttaaatattaattaacattaatattaacatattaagCTTCTCAAGAGTGCCCATGTTCTCTGATCAAATAATACTTCAGGAGATCCCACTTACAGAGAGGGACtagtatattttataaatattttccttagaaacaatttCATTAATTCCTTGGGATGAGACGGAATGGTTGACTTTTAACCCTCGCTGTGGGAAGGAGTGTTCACCTTGCTGATACACTGACATTTCAAAGCAAAATCCACAAAAAGAATAATGGTTTATGTTCagccttcatttgtaaaatccttTGGAAGTTTCTTTAGGGTAGAGactatctttttgtctcttttttatctctggtgcttagcacagagtctggcacatagtaggtagatGCCTAAGGaatgtttattatttaaaaaaaaacaacaacaacaacaatgaaaaagagaagagtcCCAAACTCCAAAGAAATATGAGCTGCTGGGAGCATGGAGGGAGGGTTACGggattcagagctagaaaggacctcgGAGATCAGTTTAACCCTGCTCatcttacagagaaggaaaccgaGGTCCCCATAAGGAAAAGGCCTGTCCAAAGTCAGACAAATGGAATTTGAGCTTAGGACTTTAGAGCGGCGCTGGCCGAGGTCTCACAGGCAGGCCTGTCCTAGGGAGTTACAGGGGTGGGAAGGAGGCAGATTTTGAGACCAGGTCAGCTGCTCCCTAATTCCATGCTCCAGAGCTGGGACTTTCACTTCTTAGTGCCCAAGAAAAACTGGAAGAGGCAGGTGAGCTCCTGTGTGTCTTATCAGCTCGTTCTTTTCCCATCATCCCAGAGCTCAACCTGGAGGGGAATGCTCTGCGCCGGCTCCCTGATGAGGTCAGCACCCTACAGCACCTCAAGGCGATCAATCTGGCCCGGAATCAGTTCCAGGACTTCCCAGAGAAGCTCACGGCCCTGCGGGCCCTGGAGACCATCAACCTGGAGAAGAATGCGATTGTGGGTGAGTTCTCCCGGGGCTCTCTGTCTGTGAGAgcaggagtgggggggggggggcccggAGAGGGAAGGAATCCTAAAAGGTCAGCGCTAGAGGCCCCGGGCCAGGTATGTTACAGGTGAGCTTGTCAAACCTTTGCTAACGTGATCCTccgagacagagaaagaaaagctcTGCCAGACttcttttatgagacaaatagTCTTACACCTGAAACTGGGAGGGATTAAACAAAGAAAACAGGACACCAGTTTTGCTAATAAATAAACGAATGTGGATTCAAACATTTTAAGTAAAATCCCAGCAAAAGAACTGGAGATTTCTCTGATTCTCTGCAGaaatacacacgcacacacatccCTGTACATGTATAATTACGTAACCAAGATAGATTTATAACGAGGTTCAGTGTTAGGAAAATGATGAACATTAActgtacaaagaaataaaaacaacaggAATGTCTGAGCTAGAGGGGATCACAGGAGAGCCTGTTGAAGCTTTCAGCCTCTTCCCCATCATCGCCACTGGTCTCATTGTATGGAGAGGATCTGGAGGCCTGGGGAGGGGTCCTGACCACCCCCCCAGATCACCCTGTGGCAGAGCTCTGCCCAGAACTTAGACTTGTCATCCGGGACTCGATCTCAAGAAAAGCCTCCGTGGGACTGAAAACGGCTGATGTATAACAGCGTTCTTCCCATTACTTAATGACTGGTGGGATTCAGGGCCACCAGCCTCTGAGGGTTTAAACCTGTTCCTCTCTTTGGGGTTGGGAGACCCCCTGAGAGAGCCACTGGGGTGAGTGAAGGGAGAGCAGAGAGGTGAGACCAGATGGGGAAGGTCTCTGAAATCTGATGGCAGACCCGCTGTCTGTGCCAGCCCTCAGCCTTTGGAGTGCGGGGGGCAGGGGGCCCGCTGGGAAGGACAGCCCCTTCGGAGGAAGTCTCTGGAGCCCGTTTCAAATGGAAGTTCCTTCGGGAGCCGGGAGGAGCTGGCCAATGGGGTCTCCTCCTGACTGTGGACCAGCCTTGGCGGGGCGGCGAGGGATGGCAAGAAGAGCCTTCTTAGCTCCTTTCATCTGCACTTTTttaacctggggtccatgaaCTCGTTTAACATTTTGATCAAGTCGGTGGGCTTTAGTCCATCAGTGCACATTTAATAAGTGGCTCCTATATGCCAGGCCCTGCTCCACATGCCAGGGCTACAGAGGGGCAGAAAGCAGGCCCTTTAGTCAAGGAGGGGCCAACAGGAACAGCAACGGACAGACAAGATAAATTCAGATTAAATTGGGGCTGATCTCCTCAGCAAGGCTCTAAGACTAAGGAGGATTGGCAGGGCTTCTTGCCAAAGGTGAGACTTAAGCTAAAATGGGAAGGAAACGTGGAGGGAAGGGCAGAAAACAGAGATGAGGGGGGAGAGAATTCTGGACTGGGGACAAGAGGAGATGGAGTCTCCTAGTGCCCCGGAGAGCAGAGCTGGGGGGTACGGCGATGGAGGGGGAGTCCCCGGGctgctccctttctccctcccccatggGGTCAGTGGGTCCCACAGCAAGAGTCTCCACGTAGAGAGAAACTGCGTGTGGAGTAGAGAAGGCCCGCACACCCTTCTCTAAGCGTTCAAGGCCTCTCTGATGGCCAGAAGAAGAGCTAGCCTGTCATGGGCGGCCGCCATGGGCATGGCTGGGCCCCAGAGGGAGGAGCTGTGCGGCTGCCCAGCAAACAGCTCGGTCCGTGGGCTGTGGGCTCTGGGTCGGGAGTTTGAGAGCCCAAGTTGGGTTGGAGGGAGGGACCAGAGCCACCTCCTCAGCGGTAGAGGGTTTCTCCTCCTTGGGGACTCTGGGGGAAagcaggagaggagaggaaagaagggggcaCTGCCATCGAGGCCCTGGCCTTGGGGCATTGCTGTGCCTGCTGTGTGTGGTTTGGGCAGGTCCCTCCTCTCTGCATCCTCAGCTCACCCATGGGTGGATGGGAGGGATTACCCCCAGGTGGACAAGGTGGGAGCGGGGCCGGACAGTGGCGGGGGCAGGGGCTCTGGTGCCCACGAGGGCCAGGTGCCCATTGTACAGAGTGAGACAGGGATGAGCACACTGACTCACAGGGCAGAGAGCAGGATGACCTCGGGGTGCCTCTGTCAGAGGCCTGCAGACTGGGTTAACGGAGTACAGCTGGGCCATCTGTGCCTCCCCCAGATGCCCTCCTGGGTCTCTGCCATCCCTGAGCTCAGCACCTTTCTGCATGTCCTGTGCCACTAGGTTGGCAAAGCGGGCAGAACGCTTGGTCTCGAGTGTTCTCAAACACTTAGCTCGGCTGATCCTCATAACTCTGGGCAGCAGGTGCCCAGGtgtgcccattttacaggtggagaCACTGCGGCAGGCAGTTAGCAAGTGCCTTGGGCTGGTGGATGGGGCCAGGCCCAGGCCTCTGTGCTGGGGGTGACAGCCCTCACTTCCTGGGCCCATTCTGGGGCCAAATGGAGGGTCCAGAAATCTCCGGGTGCTGGGTGAGGGTCAGCTGGGGGCGTTTTCAGAGACACCCCCTCAGGGCTGCAACCAAGCTCCTGAGTAAAGGTCTCTAGTCTCCAGGGCTCCCCAacaccccttcccccaccccccagcacAAATGATAATGGCAGTGGTCAGAGATCCTGCGCTCTGGGCCCACGGGTGGGCGGCGGCCAGGGGGAAAGAGCAGAAGGGAGGTCACCCCTCTTCTCCAGAACTCCACCTGTCTGTGGCGGGGCTGTCCCCAAGGTTGGCCAGGCGCAGGTGTCCGGGACAGGTCTGAAGGGAGCCAGTGTGGGACAATGGTACCATAGAGCCCTGCCCGTCCTCCTGAAGGCCTGGAGCCAGGAGAGGTCCCAGCTCAGACCCCGGGGGAGCCTCCCTTCTCTCTGACGCCCTGGTGACCTCACCCTAGTTTGGTTTTCAGTCCCCTTGAGACTCAGTGTCAGCAGGGAGGGCAAGGAGCTCTGGGGAGGGCAGCGCCAGGGGGAGGCACAGCAGGCTGGGCCCCCCTCACTGCCATCTGCTTCCTGATGGCCCCCTTTTCTGGGGAACTGTGGGGGCACTTGTCCCCTCTCTGGGAGGGGGATGGTTATTGAACCTGAGCTGCCTGGCTCTGGGAGATTAAGTGTGGCGACAGCGGGGGGCGGGGGCCCTGGCCGGCCGAGTGGGAGCGCCCTGCCGAGGGGCCTTGGCCGTGTCCGGGCTGGGGGTTGGCCCTGCCGCCGGGCCCGATTCCTGCTCCTCTGGGGCTGGGCAGAGAGGGGGCTCTGTGGGCACTGGGAGCCTGGGCGGCCATTCTTGGCCTTTTTAGGCCAGAGACCCCAGGCAGGCTGCGCAGGCTCCCGGGAGGCCTTCCTTAATGGAGGAAAAAGACTCGTCTGTCGGCCCTGGTAGAGAGGTCCCGCCTTCGTCTCACCGCCGGCTCCCAAGCCTCAGCTTCCTGGCTTGTCAGCGGGCCCTGGACCCTGCTCTGAGAGCCTTTCCTTTTCCTAGGGAGATGTCCGCCGTGCTCGCTTTCCCGCCCCCTTCGCTTCGgagtctttccctcctttcccggCAGTGAGACGTCCTATTACAGGCTCCAGCTCAGCAGGACTGACGTAGCATGGAGCTGACCTCAGGGGTCACTCAGGACCACCTGCCCATTTGGCAGGGGAGCAAACTGAGGCTCTGCGGTGGCCAGGCTCTCAGCTCCCTTTGCTGTCTCCTCTCTCCCCAACAGATGTCCCCGTGGAGAAGCTGGCCGCCATGCCGGCGCTGAGGAGCGTGAACCTGCAGCTCAACCCTCTGAACCCCGAGGTGCGCGCCATCGCCAGGCCCCTCATCAAGTTTGATCTCCTCGTGTCCCCCGAAGGAGCCCAGAGCGATTCCGCCCAGTAGGGGGCTCAGGCGCCACCGGACCGGACCCAGAAGGGCAGAACCGAGGGGCCTGGCACCTGGAGCCTGGCAGGGCCCAGCGGGCACCTCTGGGGGCAAGAGAGGGAGGGTGTGTGTGGgcatggtgtgtgtgtatgtgggggacATGGGGGTGCTAGCATGGCAGCCGGACCCCCAGAGCAGTGGTGGAGGAGGGGCGGGGTGGGGGCAGGGCAGCCCTGAGCTTCTAGCAGAGAGGAGTGGCCGTGGTGGGCTTCTCCCGCCATCCTAGGAAGTAGCTGGGGAGGAGTGGGAACTGTCCTGGGGTCCTCACGGGCTCTGGGCCCTGGCCCCCCACCTGACTGGATTCTGGAAGGAAAgtgcttcctccctccccaggCCCCTGGGGGGCTGCTGCTCTGGACTCACGGGGTCTTTTCCTGCCAGAGCGCAGCCCCCCAGACTGGTCctcaaacagaaaaggaaactgaggccctgagatgGACGTAGCCAACTCACGGGCACGTAGGAAGTGAGTGGCTGGCGGGGTCCCGGGGTCCCGGCTCTGGAGCTGGGGGGTGCAGTCTGGAGGAAACGGGCCCAGAGGGAGCCTGCAGGTGATGcggcaggatttgaacccgggACCTCCAGCTGCAGCCAGGCCGTTTCAGCGGCAGGTTGCTCCTCCCTTGCATCCTCCAACCCTTTGGGTTCCAGGGCTGGGAAGTGGACGCCCAGGTGGGCCTGCCGCCCCAGGAGGCCCGGGTGACATGGGGGGCTGCCCCCCAGTCTGGCCTGGGCTCCCCGTTGGCCTCTCCCAAGCTCAGTGGGATTCTACCTCTCTAACATGCCATAGCCTTGTTGTGAACCTCAAAGGAGATCATTCAtgagcatctattaagtgcttcCTGCGTACCGGACTGTCGGTCCCTGCTCGTGAGTTTACATGAGCACACAGAAGTATATGCAAAATGTATACAAGGTGAATATAAAGTGATGGGGGGGAGCGGCTGGAGGAGGGGCCAGGGAAGGCCTCAGTCAGGAGGGGCCCCAGCATCCACTCCCCACGCCAGGCGCCGTGCCCTGACCGCCAGCGTGCCCGTGAGCTCCGCCTCTTCCCTGGCGCCAAAGGGCGGGCACTGGGTCAGGAGGCCCTTCCCTCGGGCTGCTCGGGACTGCGGCTGCTGTGGGCTCAAGCCCTGGCTCCGGCCTGGTGACCGTGGACAAGTCACGGACTTCTCTGACCCTCAGTGTCCTCCTCTGCAAATGGGAGATCATCACATGACCGGTTCCGAGCTTTGGAAACCTTCAGGTTCTCTAGAAGGGGGAGCTTGGGTCCTGCAGAGCCCATGAGGCAGGGAGGGCAGCGCGCCCCCCACCCAGGTCCCCCTTAGAGACCGCAGGAATGGGCCAGTCTTGTACAACAGAGAATCTGATTGGGTGCTGGGGCGGGGGTGTCACATGGTGAGGAGCGGGGGGACAAGGATGTCCCGGATCCGGGAGGCCTCCCGAGCGTCCGCCTTTGGGCCTGCCGCCCACCCCAGTCTCGGTGCCCCCCATGCCTGCCCCTCCTGGCAGTCACTCCGGAGCGACTCTCTTGACCcgcacacacatgtacacacacagtccctgcccttgcCGACCCTGCTGTGCTCTGCCCTCAGTGCCTTCCTCCTGACCACAGACAGAACCTCGGTCCCTTCTTCCTGTGGGCAGGGACCGACCTTTGTTGGGGCCTTTTT
The DNA window shown above is from Sminthopsis crassicaudata isolate SCR6 chromosome 2, ASM4859323v1, whole genome shotgun sequence and carries:
- the LRRC20 gene encoding leucine-rich repeat-containing protein 20; translation: MLKKMGEAVARVARKVNETVENDSDTLDLAECKLVSFPIGIYKVLRNVAEHIRIIVLANNELQALTGRFMSTFSQLQELNLEGNALRRLPDEVSTLQHLKAINLARNQFQDFPEKLTALRALETINLEKNAIVDVPVEKLAAMPALRSVNLQLNPLNPEVRAIARPLIKFDLLVSPEGAQSDSAQ